From a region of the Candidatus Hydrogenedens sp. genome:
- a CDS encoding cyclophilin-like fold protein yields MNNERIILISWEGCTLKGVLNDSPTASKLWEILPVHSITHRWGNEIYFEVPIKTTLEENATDVVPPGTICFWVEGNSIAIPFGKTPVSIGNECRLITDVNIIGKILSPIDPLFSVKEATKIKIQKSNGTKS; encoded by the coding sequence ATGAACAATGAGAGAATTATTCTTATCTCATGGGAAGGTTGTACATTGAAAGGGGTATTGAATGATTCTCCCACTGCCAGTAAGTTATGGGAAATACTTCCTGTTCATTCTATAACCCATCGTTGGGGAAATGAAATATACTTTGAAGTTCCTATAAAAACAACGCTGGAAGAAAACGCAACGGATGTTGTTCCGCCAGGGACTATTTGTTTTTGGGTAGAAGGCAATTCTATTGCGATACCTTTCGGGAAAACACCTGTTTCAATAGGAAATGAGTGTAGGCTTATCACGGATGTAAACATAATCGGTAAAATTTTAAGTCCGATTGACCCCTTATTTTCTGTTAAAGAAGCCACCAAAATAAAAATTCAGAAATCTAACGGAACTAAATCATAA